TTTTTGTATTCGAAGATTTTATGTATGCTGTCActgttactattttttaaaaagatgttATATAGGCTGTCTTGTGATGGGCTTTTGCTtccttattttcaaaaaaagaacaGACTTTGGAAGAAGAGATACTGCGACTCAACAATCTTCGTGATAGAGCAAGTGAGAAAGGGCGTAAGAAAGAATATCCTTTCCTCTGTTGAAACAGTTAACCTCTATTTTAGAACTTGTGTTTTTCTGCTTTTCTCTTGCTCCACACTTTCTTTTGACAGTTCCATATGTTTCTGTCTGATTACCTTAACAAATGGATAATTTAGTTTATAGCATGAGGGAAAGAAAAAAGGAGTAGGTCAGAAACAGGGACATGAACTAATTTAAATGGCAATGAGAAGGTTGGTCCCAAGTAGGGATAGTACTAATTTGAATTACATTTACAATGAGTTGAAGttacttaaaagaaaaaaaaactaaactcCAAGTAAAATGCCAAgtacttttttctttctcattatTATAATCAGATGGATAAATTTACTTCGTATAAATAGGAGTTCTtctcaaaattcaataattattttgatgAGGTTCTGACTATTTTTGTTAGTCAGGATCTTCACATATATTAGTAGTATTTACCATTTTTTATGAACTCTAAACACATGTTAAAATTGGATCACTCGTATTCACTTTTTCTTTCTGCAATCACCTCTTATAACTAGCacaaatgatatgtgttatacaaaaattacttAACCTATAGAAATGCACAAACTGAATCTTTTACAATGAATTAGAGTGAACCATGAAATTGCTGCTGGATCATAGTGCTGTTGTTAACTCACAATTTTCAGTTCAACATctaaatcaattgggagatttATTAGATCTCGCtgtaaaaaatgatttcaatatTCTTCTTTGGATAAGAGCATATGATTTCAATATCTATGGATATCATTGTAAATTGGAACATTGGATAAGACTTTGAGCATGGTATGAGGACTTCCTTGACAATTCCCACGCTCAGAGAATGTGTAGAGAAACTAGAGCTTCTGAAGACTCCTGAGGAACATCAGCGGAGGCTACTTGCAACTCCAGAAGTGCATGCTGATCCAAAGATGGATCCTAATTATGAAACTGAAGAAGATGCTAGAGAATCTGACGACAAAAAACAAGGTTACATCATTTTGTTTTTAGTAACTTTTTCCAATTTATTGGTGATCTTTTTTTATTGGGCGCTATTTGAAAGATTTGCTTACTGTTGATGGTAATGTAATGCAGTTGAATATGGGGGGCCAAGATACACTAGATTTTGTAGAAGGGAAGACAAGCCTATGTCTTCATGGAGGAAAGGTGAGGTGGTGGTTGTACTAGTAAGTCATCCAAAAGTTGACTCTTCGTGAACTAAGTAGaatctttattcttttttatccAGATAAAGAGGGATCTATCATGGCTCGATGTAAAGTTAGTGAAAAAAGAGAGGCTCATGGAAATATTATGAAGAAACTAGGGAATCAAGGTACTGCATGTCAGGTTGTGGATAGGTCTGTATCTGAAACTTCAATTACAAGCTTCTCTACAGTGAACTCAACATTCACCAACAATAGTGACACAGACAAGCTTTGGCATTACCGTGACCCTAGTGGTAGAATACAAGGACCATTTTCAGTGACGCAGTTGAGGAAATGGAATAAATCGGGGCTTTTCCCACTTGATATGAGGATATGGATAAAAGGTGAGCATGATGACTCGGTACTTTTAACTAATGCACTAAAAGGGCTGTTCGATAAATCCCCTCAGGTTCATGGTGAGATTTCACACCAGTCTCAGGAGCTTGGTGCTACTTCTGTTAACAGTAGTGTTGGGTGGTGTGGAAGTGCAACTGGAATAGGGAGAGAATGTGGAGAGAAGGAGGTACCTTGGCACCTCCGTATTACAAATAATCATTCTAATGGTAACACTGAGACTGCGAGGATGGATGGGCTGTCCTCATCTTCGCCACAATGTTTGGACTTGAATAATTCTTATTCTGACAAACCCCATCCATCCAGCCCTGAACCGTCATCCAGTCATGGGAACGTGCGCGGAGCTCCTTCCCATGGGAAAAGATGCCATGAAATTGTTGATTTTCAGTCCAGCACAGGTCATATGGTTCAGGACTCAAGTAGAAGCGGCTGCAATCATAGTATGCAATCCCACAGGCATTTAGGGCAGTCTTGTGGACAGAACTGGGAACCCTCAAACAGTAATAGAAGTTCTAGTTTTGCTTCAGTTACCAAGTCGAGTGATTCATTTCAACAGAATGGTATCACGAGTCATCCGGATCTGCCAAGTCCAACCCCCAAAACAAGCTATGACGATGTTGATGCTCAAGCTGCTGAAGAGCTACTTTCTTTGAGTTTGGTTGTTCCAGTTTGTGCTTCAAATATTCAAGATTTGCCAAGTCCTACACCAGAATTGGAAGAAGAAGCTACAGTTGGGCAGGCTGCAGCAAACAAAGATTCTTTAACTTCTAGTTTTCCTGTTCAGGATTCAGGTCCTAGTTGGAGCAGTGCTTCTAGTCTGGTGATCGATGGGGCCCAACTTCCTGAAATAGCTAATGGATTGGGTGGACCAGCTGCGAAACCATCTATAGACTCTGATCTTATCTCTGATTCTGCACTGAAACCTGCTGAAGCAGTGGGTGATCATGTCGACACACCTACATCAGATGCCAACCAACTAAAACCAGCTGAAGCAGTGGGTGATCATGTTGACACACCTACATCAGATGTCAACCAACTGAAACCAGCTGAAGCAGTGGGTGATCATGTCGACACACCTACATCAGATGCCAAccaactcaataataattccTCATCTCATCCAATCTCAAACTTTTCCGATTGGCGAGCAATCTTTGGTGAGCCAATAGAGTTCAGCACTTTATATGAGGAATCCGTGTCAGACCTATTAGCTGAAGTTGATGCAATGGAATCTCAAACTCAAAGTGGTATGGGTTCACCAACCTCCGCCATGAGGTTCTGTGAGGAGACGATATCTGTATGTAGAAGTGACTTTTTCAGCTTTTTTGAGGAGCTTAGTCCCACACCTGACCCTGCAAAAAATGATGCCTTGAGCTCCACTGAAGATATGCAATTACCTTGTCAATCCTCTCTGACAAATGAACTAGCGAGGACATCACAGGCTGAAGCTTTTGATCCTTTTAAGAGGTCTAGCAGGACTTCATCTACTAGCAGTGAGGGAGAAACAAAGTCAGCTGATATTTCCTTTTCCCAGGGGGAAACTGGGTTCAACATACCTACACCCTGCACCACGGGGAAAACTGCACTTTCAGTCATCAACCAGAGTACTGAACTGGAAACTATAACAACTGACTGTCGTGCAGCACCTGGAAACATGACTTATGGTGGACCAGTTCAGGGATTCACAAATGTTAATCAAGGTAGCAGCATGGGGACTGCATGCGGACATTCAAACACGAATGATTCCCCTTTCACCGGGAATACATTGTCTGAAAGCCAGTGTATATACTCAGGGGAGAGGTCTGGTGGTCCAAGAGACTGGGTTATTCCAGTAGGGGACTCGGGATTTGGAAGGGATAGGTAATTGTAGTTCAGACAGCCATTTAGTGGCAGGGGATACTCTGAACCTCCCCCAAAATGACAATGTGTTGGCAAATTTTATGAGAGTGGACTTTGCAAGAAGGGAGCTTTATGCGACTATTTGCACTTTTGAGAAGGTATGAATTTAAAGGTGAATTCGAACAACCATTTTTTTAGTAGGATGATCAAGATGTAGCTAAaatattagtataattttttagctGATCAAATTTCAGTCAAAGAAGGCAGGATACAAAAAGAATTCCCACTGAACCATAATGGTAACCAGGTAGAAACTAGTACACTAAAGCAGACAATATCATTCTTGTATTTGATCCTGAAATTGTTGCTCTATGTACAAACTACAGCAGTGAATTGATGATAGTCAAGAATTTGTACGTATACATTTTTGCTCTTTCGAGATTGATTAGTTTTCACTCTCAATCTTGTTGCCAATTCTAAGGAATTAGTTCAAGATTCTTGGGGTGTACCGTAGTTGCATTACATCAAATTAGCACAGTTGTAGACAGATTGACAACAGGCGTCCGAAATCATATCTATCTAACCTGACATTTTTACATATTGGTAACATAAATTTCCCCAGTTTTACCAGAAAGCCTATGTATATCGATTCTCTGAATACTGCCAACAATCCAACTTTTTTCAGCTTTATTCGAATTTAGGCCAAAATAGAAAGAGAGTCTTAACATATTTGTTAGGATTTGCTTACGTTAGGTCTGCGGAGAACTACACACAGGAGTTAATTGTTGCATGTATTACTCCACAAATCGTATAGTTTGAAAATTATACAAatggaaaaatcttttttggctagaaaatttggtcagaatggtaaaataacatatttcatactattttattttacctttttgaacatttttatccttttaattttaataccttctaagtaaaagatgaaaaaaaaaaaagtttattttaaaagaaaaaaaatattataaactttttaattttctggcaAATAGTACTAAATTTTAAActcaaagattaaaaaaattagctaCAATATTGAATTCTAAACCCAAAGTAGGTCAGTCTATCCTTTAATTCcccaatatattttaaaaaatctccAATCCCCTTTTGACACGTATATATACTAATTATCAATGAAGAAAccgaaaagaaaaagaagcatAAAAAGCATAATctccctttttcttttaaatttgttCTGCACTAACACTTTGAAGTTCAAAACCCTaccttgaaaaataaaattatctaaactttaaaataataataataaaaatttcttaaaaactcTGCTTCTACTAATTAATCTTTCAAAAACTCTGAACCGGCAGACCCGGTTCAGTTTCCTTCTTCTGCCGCATTTCCAAAACTTTCCGGTGACTGTTCGAATGTAATCCGGTCGAAAACGTCGGACTACTCGCCGGCCGGTATTCTGGTAACAGCCGACCCGATTTAAACCGGACCCCACACGCATTGCAAAGTGTTTTCTCACCTAATGGACCGGTCCGCCATAGTGGAGTCTTCTGCACCCCACAATGGCTGCACTGTTTTGCCCCAATTCCTACCCGTTtctccatcttcttcttcagtttTCTCGCCGCCGGTTTATTTTCCGATAACTGACCCCAAAAATTGTTGGCTGTAGTGGAGGAAGACGAAGAAAATGACATTGACGGCGGCCAAATTCGGCTACTACTTTTCTCTCGTTCGGCACTAAACGAAACGGTGAAACAGGGCTTCTCTCGGACCGGAATTTCTGCGTCTGAATGAACTTCGAGAGCTTTTTCCGGTAGGTTTCCAGCAGAGTATGTAAGTGAATACTCCGAAAATGAATCTTCCACAAAATGAGATAACCATTCTAGGTTATCCAAATCAGCCCCCTGAAAAAATGttcaattcattcaaaataaaacaaatttgtttttatttcacaaaaaaaaaaaagggaaaaaaaagggGACAAAGCTTACAGGAAGACTGAGTTCACTACCAAGAAGAGAACCAAAATCTTGTTTCACAGAAGGAATAATAACAGTTTCTTTATCACTTTCCTTAATCTGTAGCGACGACGAACACttgttttcattttcattttgatttCCTTCGTCGTCAGGGAAACCACTAGACAAGTCAAGAAGGTCGTCAACGAACAAGTCATCGCCGGAAACAAAACTTTGACAGTTGTCAGAGTAATCCATTTCCTGTTCAAAAATGAAGTTAGTTATACTTACAGTATCAAAATCTGAAAAGAAAGGGTCACAACTAGTAGAAGAAAATGGttagagagaagaagaagtaaaaggGAGATTGAATTGGGAATTGCGTTAGGTAAAGAATTGAATGGGGGGATAGGGAGAGGAGGAGGGAACACAAAAAAGTTGCTCACTTCTTGACCTTGAAAACGTTACTTgcccaaatattttttcttatgggTAACGTTTCTTACTTCACCCTTACCCGCATAGCAACATGAGTTGTGGTGGAATGTTAATTAGACGATTAAGATGATATttagattgatttttttaaaattattttataagttaaaaattatAAGTCGATTATATTCAACTTTTAGCTTTTTCAAACACtacaaataatagaaaaaaacttaaaattagaaGTACTTACAATAAGTTGATTCAAACATCCTCTTTAGttagttcataaattttaaagttaaaatttaaaaatatgagtTTTGGAATGTGAAACTATGTTTGGATATGTATTTTgcttgaaaaaatattgaagcTTTGAAAGTGGAAATTTCAAAGCTAATCTAAGCTATTTTTTagaacttgaaaaatatttacaagGAAGATATTTTCAAAATCTAGTTGAATTTCATGgtcaatttttaatttgagaGATAGATTtatcaaaatctaatttaaacTCAATGGCAAAATGCTATCTTAGATTCAAATTTTGggtataaaaaatatcattttggaaagtattttttcttaaataaattcTATGCAATAACAGGGACGGCTCTTGCCTGTGTAAAATATGGCTTATGCCTTAGCCCCCAAATTTCGAGGGCCccaaatttttatcaaaaataaattatgtgttaaatttttttagaaaaaattgattatttatgataaaaagtatatttaaaaaaaaagattattttactCAGTTTAACATATGTTGtcctttgttaaaaataagaattaatagtgAAGGGTATTGAACAAAGagaattacaaattcttttttatttcgtttcaagcattacaacaaaCATATAGAAATGGGGTAATTCAAGTCATCATCTTCCTGGATCAAattctatggttctaactcttatctttatttaatatttgtcaacttTACTAATAGAATTATgttaataattcatattataATTATCTCACTGAAAGGATGTTTTTCAATATTGAGtagataaaatcttacctaaaatcaataactgaaaaaacaacattaaatactactccctttgtcctaatttatgtgacttactttcctttttagtcagtcccaaaacgaatgacacatttctatattaagtaacaatttaactataaaatgtctattttacccttaatgaaatgatttacagccacacaaattccTATAATTCATTGtggaccacaaattttaaatgtcttcttttctttcttaaacttcgtgccgagtcaaactacatcacataaaatgggacgaatgtagtaataattttcatctaaatagtgtaagaaaaataaattatgaataaatgCGTATATgaagtttgtttatattttaggctttaaattaaaattttaatttaggcCTTCAGTTAGGTTGAGCCGCCCCTGTGCAATaacaattcaaattaattgaggctctaaaataatatcaaagacCGTGAaaccaagaaaaaagaaaaaaaagtgacgCTTACCTTCTTTTCGAAAAGAATAGCTGCACTAATGTTGAATAATCTTTTAATTctattctattattattttatatttatatatattttgatttgtgcactcctatttttgttataaataatttaaattacataaaaaagtTATAACTCAAAAATCATAGAAAATATGCGTTGACTATATGATTTATCTTGCCAAAAGTCATAGAAAATATACATTGATTATATAATATAGCTGGCTAAAAGTCATAGAACGTAGACACTGACTATACAATATAACTTACTTATATATGAGCTATACATTgactatacattatgatacaaTCCAAAAACCTGAATATAGTTTAATTATACATGAAGTATGTATTGACTATTCAATCTCGATCAACTTGAATCACCTCTAAACCATCTCAAATTatagatatgaattttttttgatattttgaattttttaatatataattcaCTCAAAACGATTAACATCTACTCTATCATAGTTTTGATATGAAACAAATTAAAGGGTATCGGAGTTTGTTCAGCCCACTTCATTCTTTACTAGGAGTTTGATTTGGTAAAAGTAAGTACAGATAGcttcacttttttattttatttgttataatagTGTAAAGCAAGCAAATCATGTATTAGTATTGATATTGCGTAAAGTGTCTTCAGCATGTTTTACTTCTAAAAtgcaaatatttatttctttgaaattaaaaatatctttttcttgttattacataaatttattttatattgaaaagttataggatttttttttttactttgatgatacaaaaaaactaaataaagtattttcaacatttttcatctaaaaaagactaaaatattttatccatgtttAATTCTAAAGTaaagtactatttactcatgaaaatatgggtaaCTATGGATAAACTTGTAtttacccaacccatttttATCCATATGAAATATGAGCGGGttgaattattacccattttatgTTGACCAATTTTCAACCCGCCCAAATTTTATCCAACCCGCCCATTGGCCACCACTAGGGTAAACACACACAATCTCTTCATTTCTAGCTATAACGATTGTGATGGAGTGATAAGtaatttttcattcttaatcagagGTTAGAGAACGGTTTAACCCCAAATATGAGATTTTTTAACGCGAATCCAAATATAGTCGAACTCCAATATAGATATTAGATACCGAATggaaaatttttataaaaaaaatcttttatatcTACTTGAAGTACATACAAAATTCCATGTAGTTCAACATTTTATACACTAAAATGGTCAAAAAGGATTGAGAGCTTATCCTTATTTTCTACCTACATTTTATATTACGTATACGAAGTTTGTTTATATTCTAGGcctcaaattgaaattttgctTTAGGCCTTCAATTACGTTGAGCCGTCCTCGTGCAATaacaattcaaattaattgaggctctaaaataatatcaaaatggCCGTGAaaccaagaaaaaagaaaaaaagttgacGCTTACCTTCTTTTCGAAAAGAATAGCTGCACTAATGTTGAATAATCTTTTAGTTCTattctaatataattttatattgggAAGTGCTAAATGgctagaaaatttggccagaaaatttaaaaaactataatatttttttttattttaaaataaagggATCTTTTtgccattttttagttaaaaagtattaaagttaaaagggtaaaaatgtttaaaaaggtaaaataacattgataaaatatcattctgaccaaattttctggcaaaaaagattttcccttttatatttatatatattttgatttgtgcactcctatttttgttataaataatttaaattacataaaaaaattataactcaaAAATCATAGAAAATGTATGTTAACTATATGATTTATCTTGCCAAAGTCATAGAAAATATACACGGATTATACAATATAGTTGACTAAAAGTCATAGAACATATACACTGACTATACAATATAACTTACTTATACATGaactatacattatgatacactcCAAAAAACTGAATATAGTTTAATTATACATGAAGTATGTATTGACTATTCAATCTCGATCAACTTGAATCACCTCTAAACCATCCCAAattatagatataaaattttctctatgttttgagtcttttaatatataattcaCTCAAAACGATTAACATCTACTATATCATAGTTTTGATATGAAACAAATTAAAGGGTATCGGAGTTTGTTCAGCTCACTCGATTCTTTACTAAGAATTTGATTTGGTAAAAGTAAGTACATAtaacttcactttttttttgggaaaagggacaaatatacccccgaactatcgtaaatggtatgcagataccctccgtcatacttttgggacattggtgcccctgccatccaaaaactagagcatatataccctttatactaatggacatacacgtgtcataatcttatccactgatccgacatttattaaatatcggatggacggataagattgtgccacgtgtccctatttagtcttccgttagagtgtaTGCTCTAGTTCTTAGAcgacaggggcaccaatgtcccaaaagtatgacgaataatatttgcataccatttacaatagttcgggaatatatttgtcctttttcccttttttttattattacacATACCGTGATATCTCTGTTATAACAATTGGAACACCCAACTAAACGTAtattttaaataagaaaaaaagaagaagaagaagaaatagaagtAGAAATTACAACTCACTGATAGGGTAAAGTCCAGTGTCGATAAAATGAGTCCATATTTTGGCAACCCGTCTAATCCATTTATATTTGAATGAGTTGGGTGAATGACTTTTTAGATgggtaaaatatgaatttatacgcatatttcatatttaaaccATAGAAATATCAGTATTCATGGGTAAAAGATGGGTTAGCCAAATGGGTTAAGCTTTCAActtttattcactcaaaattcatgatatcaTCAAAATGTGTTGTaacttttattcttttttatgttttaattattcttCTTTATAATTGAAAAGGTAAAATCTTTGAccctccaaaaaatatatatactatattacatgtacatttcttttgttaattataattatatttttatttgtttaattttaaattgGATAACAAATAATAGTGTAAAGTAAGCAAATGATGTATTAGTATTGATACTGCGTAAAGTGCCTTAAGCATGCTTTACttctaaaatgaaaatattcatttctttgaaattaaaaatattttttccttgttattacataaatttattttatattgaaaagttgTAGGAATTTTTTTCTGACTTTGATGatacaaaaaaactaaataaagtactttcaacatttttcctctaaaaaagactaaaatattttatccatgtttAATTCTAAAGTaaagtactatttactcatgaaaatatgggtGAACTTGTAtttacccaacccatttttATCCATATGAAATATGAGTGGGttgaattattacccattttatgTTGACCTATTTTCAACCCGCCCAAATTTTATCCAATCCCCCCATTTGCCATCACTAGGGTAAACACACACAATCTCTTTATTTCTAGCTATAACGATTGTGATGGAGTGATAAgtattttttcattcttaatcagagGTTAGAGAACGGTTTAACCTCaaatataagattttttaaCGCGAATCTAAATGTAGTCGGACTCTAAGATAGATAGTAGATACTGAATggaaaatttttttaaaaaattattttatctctaCTTGAAGTACATACAAAATTCCATGTAGTTCAACATTTTATACACTAAAATGGTCAAAAAGGATTGAGAGCTTATCCTTATTTTCTACCTACATTTTATATTAGGAGGATGACTTATAGGTTATTTCCTCTGTTACCATCTGTCGTGGAGTGGATATATAATTACTACTATATTGTATTTCTATTAGCAACAATTATCTAAGTCATCTTATATATGTAATCCTCGTTATTATGCCACGTTTAAggctaattaattaaattttctgGTTTAATTCAGAGTCCAAAATTATGAGTATACCATTAATTCTAAAATGGATCTTTCTGTTTCCATATAGATCCAAGTTTATATATGTTGATTGATACTACAAAGTTTGTTTTACACTATGAGTAACGTTTAGTGTGAGAATTAAGTTATACATtgataagttttaaaaaaagtttgggaAGTTACACATTCCCTTCGCTTTGTTATTTTACTTGCCCCTAcattaaaaatagattttccaTTTAAGCAGAATCAATCAACAgaattttattacttgtttttcATTAATAAAGTTAGTTTAGTAGAATATAtctctaattaaaattttcttaagagATGTGTCAAGTCAACAAAAaccaaataatataaaaagagGGTGTAATATGTGTATGTATGATCGTTCAAATGGTGTGAgaccttttgaaaaaaaatcgtGCGAGCTTTGTCTAAAGCAGACAATATTCCACCATATGTTAAGagtatttttgagttaatttagCCCTGCAACTAGTATCAAAATTTAGATTCAGCGGGACGAGTATAATGAAGGCAAATGATTATGTGGGGCTTGATTGATTTCTCCATATATACAAGCTTAGAGACGCACACATACAAAAATAAGGTAGTAATTGCGAGCTTCAATTACCATAAAATACTAAGATCATGATATAGGTGCGGTGTAAACAAAATCCCACAATAATAACTGAAAAGATTGAAAAACTTTATATAAAGTGCAAGATCTCTTAATTATGTGAGACCTTTTGAGAAAAAGTATACAAATTTAAACCAAAGCCAACAATATCCCGCCAAATTATAAATAGAGATAAGTGATAACATGTACTGATGATAAATTGGTTACAATTTGACCAGATTATTATTAGtacttaccaaaaaaaatatatatatctataagTAGTGATAGTATAAAAATTGTATACCATCACTATGATGGGATGTCCcagtttgaaaattttgagttataaatcgttttccatctattttttttaaatctaattCTGCCTACACAcgtcttatatatatatatatattatatgatttcTTCCTCATTCTTCTTACCTTAAAATCCTTTACTCCAATTTTCAATTGACACTTGTATTCCctttttcctatataaagtcTCCAATCTAATTATCAAATTCAATCACAAATACTATCAAACttcttcaaattaaattacatagTTTGTGTTTGATTAGAGAAATATGGCACATAAGGGTACTAGCCAAGGCCAAATGCACCTAACTGATGAACATGGAAATCGAGTTCATCAAATTGATGAACCCAATGCAATCCAAGGTATAGCTATGGGGTTCGCCCCTGCTGGTACATGCTCTGATACTATGAAGAAAGATCACTATGACGAaggacaacaacaacaacaacttcGTCGTTCTGGTAGCTCTAGTTCAAGCTCTGTAAGTTTTTATCTATGTACAAAATCACAATATAGTACTGTTCTATTTTATTGTATCAGGAATTGTTTGATTGGGCactaaattttgtatttaaaaaaacttttgaaacttgatgtattagacctcttcgaaaTT
The Solanum stenotomum isolate F172 chromosome 12, ASM1918654v1, whole genome shotgun sequence DNA segment above includes these coding regions:
- the LOC125846879 gene encoding zinc finger CCCH domain-containing protein 44-like isoform X1, which codes for MDDDNSSPQMCRPCVEEPQSQRLLEDAASSVENCTSIQDMEGKQLVGVPGTMSAVSTGNSNTPAKLKTPMENGIGFAEKTKRGRPPRGAVVKAPQPKRQREEEEGEDVCFICFDGGSLVLCDRKGCPKAYHPACIKRDEAFFRSKAKWNCGWHVCSVCQKASHYMCYTCTYSVCKGCTKDADFFCVRRSKGFCSTCMKIIMLIENIDQGIKEMVQVDFDDKSSWEYLFKVYWMYLKEKLSLTQSELIQAKKPWKGSDTVHAKQQRLPFFHPVAFDGKGIVGKSFDHLELKKPEQLLEPPCRDPPITEIQTIAEAENLCGPGCTPQLEKTQPIELELRRNGSLKKEEASASMGTSLNGRMEWASKELLEFVAHMKNGDTSALSHFEVQALLLEYIKRNKLRDPHQKSQIICDSRLRSLFGKHRAGHIEMLKLLEFHFLIKEDSQGSAFIPAGIVGNVTSRVEADDNNDISFLMNKTKKRKSRRHTEESLVQINLDEYAAIDAHNINLIYLRRDLMESLIEDMEKFQGRVTGSVVRIRISGNNQKQDMYRLVHVVGTSKAFVPYKIGDKTANVLLEVLNLNKKEIVPIDSISNQDFSEDECRRLRQIIKCGLVKRLTIGDIQKKAMELRAVKLNDTLEEEILRLNNLRDRASEKGRKKELRECVEKLELLKTPEEHQRRLLATPEVHADPKMDPNYETEEDARESDDKKQVEYGGPRYTRFCRREDKPMSSWRKDKEGSIMARCKVSEKREAHGNIMKKLGNQGTACQVVDRSVSETSITSFSTVNSTFTNNSDTDKLWHYRDPSGRIQGPFSVTQLRKWNKSGLFPLDMRIWIKGEHDDSVLLTNALKGLFDKSPQVHGEISHQSQELGATSVNSSVGWCGSATGIGRECGEKEVPWHLRITNNHSNGNTETARMDGLSSSSPQCLDLNNSYSDKPHPSSPEPSSSHGNVRGAPSHGKRCHEIVDFQSSTGHMVQDSSRSGCNHSMQSHRHLGQSCGQNWEPSNSNRSSSFASVTKSSDSFQQNGITSHPDLPSPTPKTSYDDVDAQAAEELLSLSLVVPVCASNIQDLPSPTPELEEEATVGQAAANKDSLTSSFPVQDSGPSWSSASSLVIDGAQLPEIANGLGGPAAKPSIDSDLISDSALKPAEAVGDHVDTPTSDANQLKPAEAVGDHVDTPTSDVNQLKPAEAVGDHVDTPTSDANQLNNNSSSHPISNFSDWRAIFGEPIEFSTLYEESVSDLLAEVDAMESQTQSGMGSPTSAMRFCEETISVCRSDFFSFFEELSPTPDPAKNDALSSTEDMQLPCQSSLTNELARTSQAEAFDPFKRSSRTSSTSSEGETKSADISFSQGETGFNIPTPCTTGKTALSVINQSTELETITTDCRAAPGNMTYGGPVQGFTNVNQGSSMGTACGHSNTNDSPFTGNTLSESQCIYSGERSGGPRDWVIPVGDSGFGRDR